Proteins from a genomic interval of Thamnophis elegans isolate rThaEle1 chromosome 2, rThaEle1.pri, whole genome shotgun sequence:
- the LOC116504638 gene encoding uncharacterized protein LOC116504638 isoform X2 — MLWILSVYFLLLVSPGNAGSKDEMVSQVLIAEEGQSVNLTCKFMHRIEGLYLKRTFGKVTEVLYVTQHGKIKKEDPAYENRTEYYEMNNMATITLKHLKENDSDVYLCRAGMFINNELVQKNSSPILLAVEAAKKNFESSWMLYSIISVLILFIFMLGFYIIYRTNNKKGFQKGHARTKQNFIYEDMNYSLRHKKSETTINPYAICNIEC; from the exons ATGCTTTGGATCCTTTCTGTGTATTTTCTCTTGCTGGTTTCTCCTGGAAATGCAGGATCAAAAG aTGAAATGGTCAGTCAAGTTCTTATTGCTGAAGAAGGGCAATCTGTTAATCTCACCTGCAAGTTCATGCATAGGATTGAAGGTTTATATCTAAAACGAACCTTTGGAAAAGTCACGGAGGTGCTTTATGTTACCCAACATGGCAAAATCAAGAAAGAAGATCCTGCATATGAAAACCGCACTGAGTATTATGAGATGAACAACATGGCCACAATCACACTGAAGCACCTGAAAGAGAATGACAGTGATGTATACCTGTGTAGGGCAGGCATGTTCATAAACAATGAACTTGTGCAGAAGAATAGCTCTCCTATTCTTTTGGCAGTAGAAG CTGCAAAGAAGAATTTTGAATCTTCCTGGATGTTGTATAGTATTATCTCTGTGTTAATACTCTTTATTTTTATGCTGGGATTTTATATCATCTATCGTACCAAT AACAAGAAAGGCTTCCAAAAAGGACATGCAAGGACAAAGCAAAATTTTATCTATGAAGACATGAATTATAGCCTGAGGCACAAGAAATCTGAGACTACAATAAATCCTTATGCTATATGTAATATTGAATGCtga
- the LOC116504638 gene encoding uncharacterized protein LOC116504638 isoform X1 has protein sequence MLWILSVYFLLLVSPGNAGSKDEMVSQVLIAEEGQSVNLTCKFMHRIEGLYLKRTFGKVTEVLYVTQHGKIKKEDPAYENRTEYYEMNNMATITLKHLKENDSDVYLCRAGMFINNELVQKNSSPILLAVEAAAKKNFESSWMLYSIISVLILFIFMLGFYIIYRTNNKKGFQKGHARTKQNFIYEDMNYSLRHKKSETTINPYAICNIEC, from the exons ATGCTTTGGATCCTTTCTGTGTATTTTCTCTTGCTGGTTTCTCCTGGAAATGCAGGATCAAAAG aTGAAATGGTCAGTCAAGTTCTTATTGCTGAAGAAGGGCAATCTGTTAATCTCACCTGCAAGTTCATGCATAGGATTGAAGGTTTATATCTAAAACGAACCTTTGGAAAAGTCACGGAGGTGCTTTATGTTACCCAACATGGCAAAATCAAGAAAGAAGATCCTGCATATGAAAACCGCACTGAGTATTATGAGATGAACAACATGGCCACAATCACACTGAAGCACCTGAAAGAGAATGACAGTGATGTATACCTGTGTAGGGCAGGCATGTTCATAAACAATGAACTTGTGCAGAAGAATAGCTCTCCTATTCTTTTGGCAGTAGAAG CAGCTGCAAAGAAGAATTTTGAATCTTCCTGGATGTTGTATAGTATTATCTCTGTGTTAATACTCTTTATTTTTATGCTGGGATTTTATATCATCTATCGTACCAAT AACAAGAAAGGCTTCCAAAAAGGACATGCAAGGACAAAGCAAAATTTTATCTATGAAGACATGAATTATAGCCTGAGGCACAAGAAATCTGAGACTACAATAAATCCTTATGCTATATGTAATATTGAATGCtga